The genomic stretch TTGGAGTTGCCGTTGGAGCCATCACCGGAGTGGTTAATTATTTGGTTCCTCCCTTCACGCGTCACATTAGTTATCTTTATCATCACAAGAGAAACGCTAATGACCTTAGAATTCAAATGGAAAGACTTGGAGAAGTGACAGAGGATACACAACGCTTGGTGAATGCAGCTGAGATGAGAGGAGAAGTGATCAGAGTTGTGGTGAAAGGTTGGTTAGAAAAAGTTAATGGAATAGTGTCTAAGGAGACAGAATTGCAGAATGCACTGAAAGAGAGCAAGGGTTGCCTCCAAGGGGGTTGCTCAGGGCGTTATAAAGTAGGGAAACATGCAAAACGCATGATTGACGAAGTCAGGGAGCTCCTAAATGTAGGTGGAACATTTGCTGCTGCTGGTGTGTCACATCCTTCTCCGCTTCCTCCCGGCCTAGAATCCATGCAAACACTAGATTTTCAGGAATACGGTTCCACCAAATCAGCCATGTCCCAAATCATGAATGCTTTGAATGATGAGAATATCAACATGATTGGTGTATATGGCATAGGAGGGGTTGGAAAGACAACCTTGATGAAAGAAGTagccaaaatttcaaaaaatgatgGTTTTTTTGGTCAAGTTGTGATGGTCATTGTATCTCAAAACCCGGACTTGAAGAAGATCCAAGCAGAAATTGCGGAGAACTTGGGCCAGCCGCTTACACAAGAGTCCCTATTAGTGAGAGCAAGAATTTTATCAGAGagaataaagaaggagaaaCGAACCCTCCTAGTCTTGGATGATTTGTGGAAACCACTGAATTTAGTAGAGGAGGTAGGAATTCCCTATGGAAACAACTGCAAGGTAGTTCTCACAACAAGACAGCTTGAGGTGTGTAATCAAATGAAGACCCAATCCAATGTCGAAGTAAAAGTTCTATCAGAAGGAGATGCATGGGTTCTATTCAAATGGGCTGCTGGAGATCGTATAGAGGTCGACGATACGCTACGTCTGGTGGCGAATGAAGTTGTTAGAGAATGTGCAGGTTTGCCCTTAGCAATCGTTGTAATTGGAAGTACATTGCGAGACAAGGACCAGCATACATGGGAAGATGCAGCTAGCGAACTCAAGAAATCAAGCTCATCACCACCGGATATTGAAGGTGTGCATAATAAAATATTCTGCCCCCTAAAATGGAGTTACGACTTTCTTGATAATGATGCCACCAGATTTTGCCTCTTGCTATGTTGTATGTTTCCTGAAGACTACCTTATTTCTGTTGAGGATGATTTGCTTCCTTATGTGGTGGGGGAGGGGTTGTTTGAAAATGTTCACACCCTTACTAAAGCAAAGAATAGGTTGCACACGCAGGTGGAAAGACTTAAGCGATCATGCTTATTATTAGAGGATGATAGAGAAGGATATGTAAGGATGCATGATGTTATTCGGGATGTGTGTATATGGATTGCATCCAGTGAAGTCCATGGTTTTGTTGTAAAATCTGGTAGACCATTGACAATTTGGCCTGATGGAGAGATCCTAAAGAAATGCAAGTGACTTTCATTAATAGATAGTCAAATTACCAAGCTCCCCAATCAGATCGATTGCTCTCAGCTTGTGAACTTATCCTTACGTAGAAATCAGGATTTGACGGAAATCTCTGATGGATTTTTTCTAGGGATGAAATCATTGATGACTCTAGATCTGAATGACACATGTATCTCTTCGATACCATCTTCGTTGTGTTGCTTAATGGACCTTCGAGTGTTGCTTATCAGTGGAATTGAGGGTTATGGTGTCTCATTGCGTGGGAAGTTGAAGAAAAGTTTTGATGTCTCATTGCTTGGGAAGTTGAAGAAACTTGAAATCCTTCGCCTATCAAGATGCAATGTAAAAAAATTATTGGCAGAAGATGTAGAAGAGCTTACAAATCTGAAGTCATTGGATTTGTCATTGAATAAGAAGTTGATTATTGCCCCGAATACTCTATCGAGGCTGCCTCTTTTGGAAGAAATCAATCTGGAGGAAAGCTTTGATGAGTGGGGGCAGATTGTCGACAAAGGATCAAATAATATTGGCTTATCTGAGGTTGCATCTTTGTCTGCTCTGACTACACTATACATAAGGATACCGAATATCAAATATTTGTctgcaaataataataatatcccAATATTTCGTTGGGAAAACATGACACGCTTCAAAGTGATTTTGGGAAACCTTGATTGGTTTAATATTCCCTTTGAGGTTCCCTTTGAGGCCGAGCAATGCGCATTGTTTTTTGGTGGAATATCCATCCCTCATCATCCACATTCTGATTGGGCGAGGTGGTTGATCTTTTTGTTGGAACGAACAAAAAAGCTACTGCTCAGAGAGTGTCATGGTCTTAATAAGTACGGTTTAAGCAGCCTAATTGGTGCAGGAGGAGCAGGGGGAATAAGGGTTTTGAATAAGTTGCAAATTCTGTGGGTTGACAGATGTGATGATGTGGAATATGTTTTGAGTACTACGACTAATACAACCACTGTTGTTGATGAGGCAGAAGATGAaggacatcatcatcattatcattatcaaattcaagatgaggttccaCAGCAAATCACAACATTCAGCAGTTTGAAAATGCTAGACTTGCAGTACCTACCGAAATTGAAGGCAATCTGCCAATATGGGTCTATTCCAGTTCCAAGTactggtggaggaggaggaggattcTTCAACAACCTAAGATCTCTATATGTGTCTGGTTGTTCGAGTCTAATTAGTATCATACCCTCTGATCTGCTGGCAAACCTACCAAATTTAGAACAACTCGAGGTAAGGGATTGTTCTAAAACGACTGAGATATTCAACTCCAACGACCAAGAAGGGCATCATCAGCAGGCTACAACATTAATATTGCCGAAACTAAGACAATTGGAACTAAGACACCTCCTTTCTCTAAGGACCATATGGGATGGCGTTGTTTCACCTTCAAGCCTCCTGAACCTAGAGTACATATACTTATACAACTTGGGAATGAACTTTGTGTTCTCACTAGCCATGGCGCAGAGGCTTCAACAACTAAAGGAGCTTCAGATTTGGAATTGTGATAATATGGTGCAAATAATCTCATTATTAatggaaggagaagatgagTTAGAAAAGGAGGAGGCCATCATCACTTGCAAGAATACGGTACTGTTTCCTCAACTTCGGGTTCTAAGGTTAATCAACCTGCCAAATCTCTCGATGGTGAGTAAAAGGGTGTTacgcagcagcagcagcagcagccatgattataattttttttattggccTTCATTGGAAACATTGACAGTTGAGAAATGCCCCAATCTGAAAAGGTTTCCCATGAGTCTACAGAAAAACGCAATAAAACTGAGGGAAATTCAAGTAGAAAAAGAATGGTTCAATGCGTTGGAGtggaatgatgatgatgatgacgaccaAACTCATCATGATAAGTTGCAAAACCTACAAGAAAAAGGAGTCAAGGTAATTAAAATTCTTAataatatattcttttcttcttttcttgcttaATTATCTACTATATACTATCATGCGTGTGTACATTTCTAAGtctaaacaaaaaaattaatttcttttatttcttgttcCTCATAATCAAATTAACTTGTATGAACATAGGTAAAATCATTGTCCTAATCTATGTTAGGGTTTCTTTCCTTAAAGGGCTAACAGAGTTCCTTCTAAATGTCATCTGAGACTTTTTGGgttgaatttttctttaataaattatCTTCGACGCAACAAAGGATTCATATGCTTAAATGGAACCATCCAACAGGTTGAATTTGAAAGGCAATGGTCATATTGATGACGATGTTGAAGAAGAATAATTTGACAACACAGATGGTGACTAACATTCTGGTAAGTTTCTCATTTAGCATGCCGTTACCTTTCAGGATTTCTGTTGGGTTTATtaattccttcttcttcttcttcttgtctcccccccccccttccttaGCAGCATATATACATCAAATATTGCACCAGAACTAATCTAGCACATATAGTCatatatacacatatatttTGGTCTTGTTAATTGGGTTAGACCTATGGTGTCAAAATCCAGCCCGCAAAGGCAGGAGCGACTTATTAAAACTGAAACTGCACTGACCATCCCGGTCATGGTTTCAATCTGTTTACTATTCAGTCAGTCCTCTCACGGAAAAAGCTAATCATTCAGTCCCGGTTTTGACTCTAGAGTCTAGATTGATCAAAAACTGAGACTGGATTGACTGACCATTGGGATAAGGGTTTtgcaaaccaaattgaaattgtgaaatttttgtTTCACAGTTAAGACCATTTAATTAAACGGcttaaaccaaattaaaaggTTTAAACTGATTAATATATACATGGTAAGTTAAGTCATTCATggttagaataaaaaaatcccattaaaaattaaaagatacatataataatataaaattcaatttaatgttaagtttacatctattttaagagaaaaaaaaatagacaaagaAGTCGTTTGAATAAAAAACTTAAATCCCTAATAAAAACagtttaaaattgaaatcaatctGTTCAAACGGAGACCACtaaaactatttattaaatggttcagttttaaTTTATCTAATAGCGTCTTGCACCAAACCAAGCTAAACCAAACAGTTTacaccaaaactgaaccatttaacACCCTACCACTGGGGAAGCAATGTTTGTGTCCTCTTTCAAGATTCTCTTCTGACATTATTTAGCTTAGAAAATTAATTGCCATCGATTTTATGGAATTGTTAGTGATTTTGAGCTCATTCTTGACTAATTTGACTGTTTCCATGATTCCATCTTTATGCCCATCACTGGTTTGAGTTGTTGGGGACATGGGGTGATGGATTCATATTTTGGAGGATGATCCATCCGGTCTGTgcctatttctttctttttcaccctattcttttgttttgacCTGCAAGTATCAGATGCCTGATTGCCCGAGAAGAAAGGAGATACCGGTCGGCCACGATCTTGATTAGTTTGGTAAGTAACAAATCTAACAGTGGTTTTATTAATTGGGGCTGTATTGATGCTGTTGCAGGAAATGCTAATGGAGTATTTGTCTTGCAGCATTTGGAGTGCTACAAATTGGATTTGTTGAGATATTGATTGATAAACAGTTCAAAAGTTAGAGttttgagggattttttttaGAGTGATCATTACTATGTTGTTTGATGTCATCTGTTTCTTATGATGTAGTTGTTCAAACCTGtaatttaattgatttggaACTTTGGATGATATCTGGATTGGCTAAGTAAGGTTATTAGCAGTTGATAACGTAAGAAAGATAGTATAAAATGGACACAGTAGGTGTATTTTGTGCCTCAATTATATGTTAATATTATTACTGAATCATTTCGATTAGAGCACATAATCCATGGTCATGACATGATTCCACTCTCTATAACATCAAAAGATGACCAAATTGTTTATAAATAGAGAAGTGATCAAAGTGATGGTTGAAAATTAGTTAGAAACATTTGATGAAACATAGCCTAAGGTTTGCAGCATTGTATGACTcaatggaagagaggaagaatgcCTCAAGGGGGTTGCTCTGGTTTTAATCTGAATTGGAGGGGTCGGGAAGTGGATGGACTATTTGATCAGGCTGTTATTATCACTTCCCTATCTCGAAAATCCGAGGTGAATTCGCAGAGTACTTGCCAACTATCACATAGAGACCAGACTGAATCTGTGAGAGTGAGAGTCACATATTTGAGATTCTGAGCTCATCGAagcaaaaaaggaaagcaaatccatatgtttttttttatgatacatgGAATCAGTTGAACTTGACAAGAGGTAGGAATTCCCCATGGCTATGGCaacggcaaaaaaaaaaaaaaaaaatgcttacaAACGAGCCAAAATAATTTTCCTTTCGTGAACTAAAAGGAAGCTTATTATATGGTACACCCATATTTGAGATTCTTTACTTTCAATTATCTATTATGTGCATTTCTAGTTTAAATAAGAAAGGGCACAATCAATGTCCTAAAGTGTCACTACTCCATGATATGCACACCCAAGTAAGGCCAAGCGGGTATACTATAATGCCTACAGGAGGAAAATCGTAACGAAAAAATGAAGATGATAGAAAGTCCCCACCAACCCATGTCTCGCCTTAAAAATGATGTATCTAGTACACGAGACTCTTGCCATTATGGGGCCTAGAGAAGGTCATatatgtacacagccttacccctggTTCATAGAGAGGTTGTTTCTTGAGATATTGATTGATAGACAATTAAAAAGTTGAagttttgagggtttttttttttttttttttttttttttttaactgatcgTTACTATGTTGCTTGATGTCATCTGTTTCTTATAATGTAGTTGCTCAAacctttttttaattgatttggaTAATATTTGGGATGGCTAAGTACGTAATAAGGTTATTAGAAGTTGATAATTAAGAAGGATTTATATATGGATTATTGTGCTAATAATATTACTGAATCATTTCTAGATGTGTTTCGAGTCCAATTTGTATCATACCCTCTGATCTGCTGGCAAAGCTATCAAATTTAGAAGAACTGGATGTATGGGATTGTTTTAAAAAGACTGAGGTATTCAACTCCAAGGGACTACTAGTAGAAGACCAAGAAGTGCATCATCAGCAGGCTACAATATTATTATTGCCGAAACTAAGAAGATTGGAATTAAGAACCCTCCTTTTTCTAAGAACCATATGGGATGGCGTTGTTTTACCTTCAAGCCTCCAGAACCTAGAGGTTATAGTCTTGAAAATGTTGGGACTGAACTTTGTGTTCTCACTAGCCATGGCACAGACGCTTAAACAACTAAAATGGCTTGAGATTGGAAATTGTCCTAATATGGTGGAAATAATCTCATTATTAATGGAGGGAGAAGATGACATAGAAAAGGAGGAGACCATCATCACGTGCAAGACTACGATACTGTTTCCTCAACTTAGGAATCTATCGTTAATCAGACTGCCAAATCTCTCGATGGTCAGTAGAAGGGTGTTACACAGCAGCCatgattataatttttattgGCCTTCGTTGGAAAGATTGACAGTTTGGAATTGCCCCAATCTCAAAAGGTTTCCCGTGATTTCACAGACAACTGCAACAACATTAAGGGAAATCGAGATAGAAGAAGAATGGTTCAATGCGTTGGAGTGGGATGATGACCAAACTCATCATGACAAGTTGCAGCACCTCCAAGAAAGAGAAGTCGAGGTAGTAGCATTATGCGTGTATATTCTGAGTCTAAACaagaaatttaatttcttttatttcctgtTCCCCATGATCAAATTAACTTGTATGAACAAGGTAACACCATTGCCCTAAAGTATCTTAGGGCTTCTTCCTTTTAAGGCCTAAAAGAGTTCCTTCTAAATGTCACCCAGACATTTTGTGTTGCtcttctttaaagtttttttttttttttttttttttttttttttttttttttttgataaattatctTTGACCCAACAAAGGATTCATATGCTTAAATGGAACCATTCAACACGTCAGGCATTTTAGAAGatgataataatgatgatgatgatgatgaatttgACGACCTACAGATGATTAACTTTCTGGTAAAAGTATCTGATATAGCATGCCGTTAGCTTTCAGTCTCGGATTTCTGTTGggtttatccctttttttttatttttcgctTAACAGCACATATACATCAAATATTGCACACCAGAACTAATATAACACGATTACACAGATATTTTGGTCCTGTTAATTGGGTTAGACCACTGGTATCAAAATCCAGCCCGTTTGGAAGGAGTGACTGATTAAAACTGAAACTGGATTGATTATTCCGGTTATGGTTTCAATCTGTTTACTATTCAGTCAGTCCTCTCAcgaagaaatatatatatatatatatactaatcGGTCAGCCCCGGTTGACTCTAGAGTCTAGATTGACCAAAAACTGAGACTAGACTTACCATtggggtaagggtgtcaaaaccaaattgaaattgtgaaaccatttaataaatggttcgatttttgTT from Macadamia integrifolia cultivar HAES 741 chromosome 11, SCU_Mint_v3, whole genome shotgun sequence encodes the following:
- the LOC122093707 gene encoding disease resistance protein At4g27190-like isoform X2; protein product: MNMVGVAVGAITGVVNYLVPPFTRHISYLYHHKRNANDLRIQMERLGEVTEDTQRLVNAAEMRGEVIRVVVKGWLEKVNGIVSKETELQNALKESKGCLQGGCSGRYKVGKHAKRMIDEVRELLNVGGTFAAAGVSHPSPLPPGLESMQTLDFQEYGSTKSAMSQIMNALNDENINMIGVYGIGGVGKTTLMKEVAKISKNDGFFGQVVMVIVSQNPDLKKIQAEIAENLGQPLTQESLLVRARILSERIKKEKRTLLVLDDLWKPLNLVEEVGIPYGNNCKVVLTTRQLEVCNQMKTQSNVEVKVLSEGDAWVLFKWAAGDRIEVDDTLRLVANEVVRECAGLPLAIVVIGSTLRDKDQHTWEDAASELKKSSSSPPDIEGVHNKIFCPLKWSYDFLDNDATRFCLLLCCMFPEDYLISVEDDLLPYVVGEGLFENVHTLTKAKNRLHTQVERLKRSCLLLEDDREGYVRMHDVIRDVCIWIASSEVHGFVVKSGRPLTIWPDGEILKKCK
- the LOC122093707 gene encoding uncharacterized protein LOC122093707 isoform X1; amino-acid sequence: MKSLMTLDLNDTCISSIPSSLCCLMDLRVLLISGIEGYGVSLRGKLKKSFDVSLLGKLKKLEILRLSRCNVKKLLAEDVEELTNLKSLDLSLNKKLIIAPNTLSRLPLLEEINLEESFDEWGQIVDKGSNNIGLSEVASLSALTTLYIRIPNIKYLSANNNNIPIFRWENMTRFKVILGNLDWFNIPFEVPFEAEQCALFFGGISIPHHPHSDWARWLIFLLERTKKLLLRECHGLNKYGLSSLIGAGGAGGIRVLNKLQILWVDRCDDVEYVLSTTTNTTTVVDEAEDEGHHHHYHYQIQDEVPQQITTFSSLKMLDLQYLPKLKAICQYGSIPVPSTGGGGGGFFNNLRSLYVSGCSSLISIIPSDLLANLPNLEQLEVRDCSKTTEIFNSNDQEGHHQQATTLILPKLRQLELRHLLSLRTIWDGVVSPSSLLNLEYIYLYNLGMNFVFSLAMAQRLQQLKELQIWNCDNMVQIISLLMEGEDELEKEEAIITCKNTVLFPQLRVLRLINLPNLSMVSKRVLRSSSSSSHDYNFFYWPSLETLTVEKCPNLKRFPMSLQKNAIKLREIQVEKEWFNALEWNDDDDDDQTHHDKLQNLQEKGVKVEFERQWSY